The genomic stretch AATCCCTTATTTCCACCACAAATGTAAACGGCCACTTAAAATTCTCAACGTGCAGATTAAGgttgaagaaaaggaaattaggGGTGTCGGTGAAATGCATGGAATCTACAACAAGCACTGTTTTTTGTTCGTCCCATGGTTGGATTCCCTCATTTGGCTGTGCTATTAACTTTATAGTAGACGGTCAACTATAAATCAGTAACTTTGAGTCATGCACAGGTGATCTTATACTCAGTCCTTGTCTAGGTTGTTGGACTCGATCTAAGTGGTCGGTCCAAATTTATTTTAGTCAGAGACAGGTTGTTGGACTCGGTCTAAGTGGTCGgttcaaatttattttagtcAGAGACATTAAGAATGCGTCATTTTACTCATAGAAAGTATAACTTCGAGGATCTTGATCCAATAAGAGATTACTTTCCTTATGTTCGAAGAgattaatttgtaattaatgttcAAGATTTGTAAATTTACTTTTCTAATTTAAGTCAAATACCTTAATTAGTTAATTGAGTTGTATAAATACCTTAAAAATAGACTCGTAAAGGGTTCAATTCGAAATACCTTAAAAATGGACTCCTTATTTCCAACCAGTTGTATTGAACAATCATCAACTGCTTAAATCATAAAATCAACATGTAATATTACTGAACCAACAGGTAGTATTAATATGGTTTGTAAAAAAGTGATCAATAAACATAAAGAGTTATTTATCAAACTCTAATAACATCATGATCCAATATTGTTAGcatatccaaatatatatacaatactaCAAGCTAAATactttaaactatatatacttGTTCTCACAACGTCCCCGACACCCTATAAGAGATCACGTACAATTTTAATTCTCACACATCaatatttttggtcatttttacTTATAACGTACTTTCTCTTGATAACGACTGTAAATTTTTATGTGACGAGTTTAGTATAGTATTGCCAGTGGACTAAGCCCTGCTACAGTCAGCTTTTCCGAACCCCACTCGTTGACCAACCAAGTCAAATTCCACCCAAAGATTTTGCTGATGGAAGTTTCCAATGATGTTACTTGCCACCCCAAGCGATTCTGACCGTCCGATGCCAAGGCAGTGGACTCCACGGCCCACGCCGTCCAGAATCCTGTCCTTCCCGATCAGAATCTCCGCCCCGTCGTCGAATTCGAAGGCCATGTCGCCGATTAAGTTTCCGATCTCCGCCGGATTGTTGCCGTCGAAGCACATGTCCAGGCTCCCGCCGTAGACGTACCCCTTCTTCATCTTTGCTCCGGCGAGGCGAACCACTTCTTCCCGGATCGCGTTGTAGGCTGTTTCCACCAGAAAAGTGTACTCCGTGCCGGAATCTATCATGGTCTGGCCAGAGCCGCCGGCGTCGGGGCGGAAGACGGCAGGCGGGATGTTGAGCTTCTTGCCGCCGATTTTAATCGCTGACAGGGCGACGGTGTATGCCAGGGGATCGAGGTTGGGCATGCGTTGACTCCGGGAGAATGTTAGCATGTTTATGTAGTGAAACGTGCCGGAGTTTGGGTTCTGACCGAGATAGAATGTTCCGGTGGGCTTTATTGCATGGTCACCTTGTCGGACTGGCACACAGTAAGAGAATCTCTGTACCTGTTGAAATTAACACAAACTATTATTTTGGGACCATTTCATGAcctttcttatttttaataagGGCGTTTtcgtctttttatatttttctttgttatttttttcgATTTTAACAAGTTTAATTGATTTAGAATTTTAGATAATCTCTAATTTTTAGTAATCatattttttcaacctatttTTAGAACCAGACACATAGAATatgactaaaaaaaataatatttatatggtTGGATAGATTgggttatatttatatgtaacattaaacatatacaaaattacctTAGCTTGGGAGGCGAAGGAGAGGCGACCACGGTTCATTCCCAAAATGCCCTCAGCCTGGCCGGACTCCGTCGCGCAACCGAGGACCAAAGGAGGGGTAGTCTGGGAATCGGAAAACGAAACTTTTTCCCTGACGAGATTGCCCTCCGCGTAAGTACCATCGGCGTAGAAGTAGGAATAGTGGCAGAGCTGTTTCTGGTCGCACGTAGTCGGGAGGGTAAAATCGGGAATTCTCGGTTTACACACGGGGTGGTTACAGGGGAGGACCGAGAACGAAGACGACAGCGACGGGTCAAACGACGTCGTCGGCGGCGCCTTCGCTGGCGGAGCTTTCTTGTGGCACTGAATCCATGACAGCTGGCTCCCGGTGTCCAAAACCATCGCCTGAGCCTGCGCCGGCGTCCCTATCGGAAGCGTCACCACCAGAGCCATCGAATACTTGAAACTCGACTTGTAGTTAAACGACGTCGTCCCCGCCGCCACGTCACCGAGCCGCCGATAACCGCCGCGAGACAAGGAAGTTGAGGTAAGAGGAAAGGAATTTGTGTTATTATTACTACGAATTTCCCGAGCGGTTAAGGTTCCGAGAAAATTGCAGAAAATAATAAGACAGAAAAGGAAGAAATTAGAAGTTGCAGAAGCCATGAGGAAGTGAAAATGGTGTTTATTTGCCGAGAAGGAGAGGATATTTAGAGAGGAGAGTAGTTACTACGTGTGAGTTGTGGGGAAGGAGAGTGAGGAGAAGAGAGGTATTTATATGGTTCGAAGTGGGGATGAAAACGACAACATATGTGTAGTGGAACgccaaagaagaaaaacacaaaCAGACAAATTAAACCAATTCAAAACCTACGCGGTTTCTTATGAGGAGGGGATGTCTGTTCCAAATTCTTCTGCCCCGAATCTGCTTCTACGTTTGAGTTAACATTCGAATAAACAAGTTTAAGCAATTTGGTAAAGTATTAGATGTTCACTTAGTTATTAAGTGATAGATTGTTGATAAAGATGCATGTTCCCATCTTCTGAATTTCGAGAGTTTCACTTAATGTGTAGGGTTTTTTGTGGGTATTTAACGGTTTGACACTGATTTTCTTACATAATGAGCTAATGTGTTACTGTGATTTATTCTTCGACTATCTTGTTGAGGCTGGACCAAAGatttcccttttttttgggCCAGAATTAGAATCTTGAGATGATGGTTCAACAATTAGATTAAAGGGAATTAATTCCTATGGAACCATACCCTTTTAGCTGGCTCTTACTTTTTCTTTCGAATTAAGGGAGTTAAGATCCAATAATTACTGGAAATTGCTGTAAAGTATAAAGGTGATGAAGGGTACTTAATCTTGGTAAACGTActtattatgtatatgtaactATGTACATATAGGAACTCAAACATCATAGTGAACTATTATTGGTTGCGAGTTTCTTTAATAGTAAAAGTGAAATAGTATTggtaagaatcaaacttgtgacTATGTACTATAAGAATAATACCGACTATTCGTTTTGGGTAATAATTGTATTCTTTGGACCATATAGATATGATGGGATGGATTCCTAGCTTGGTCTTTGAGTCATACAATACACTGTTACTTCTTGAATTGTCTTTGTGCCTATATATAGTGTGACACTAGCTAAATTCCATGTCTTTTGTGACCAATGTCTCTTACGTTTTTTCCACATCTAACCACAAAAGTAATGTATCATCCAATAACTTGTTGAAGGGATCGGAAGATACAATAATTGAGCATGTAtgtaatttaaaattc from Ipomoea triloba cultivar NCNSP0323 chromosome 12, ASM357664v1 encodes the following:
- the LOC115999795 gene encoding aspartic proteinase PCS1-like, producing MASATSNFFLFCLIIFCNFLGTLTAREIRSNNNTNSFPLTSTSLSRGGYRRLGDVAAGTTSFNYKSSFKYSMALVVTLPIGTPAQAQAMVLDTGSQLSWIQCHKKAPPAKAPPTTSFDPSLSSSFSVLPCNHPVCKPRIPDFTLPTTCDQKQLCHYSYFYADGTYAEGNLVREKVSFSDSQTTPPLVLGCATESGQAEGILGMNRGRLSFASQAKVQRFSYCVPVRQGDHAIKPTGTFYLGQNPNSGTFHYINMLTFSRSQRMPNLDPLAYTVALSAIKIGGKKLNIPPAVFRPDAGGSGQTMIDSGTEYTFLVETAYNAIREEVVRLAGAKMKKGYVYGGSLDMCFDGNNPAEIGNLIGDMAFEFDDGAEILIGKDRILDGVGRGVHCLGIGRSESLGVASNIIGNFHQQNLWVEFDLVGQRVGFGKADCSRA